The proteins below are encoded in one region of Micromonospora sp. DSM 45708:
- a CDS encoding glycoside hydrolase family 9 protein, whose product MPRPTPPPRGRPSRRLLAAGAVLVAALATAVPLPAAAAPAAASAPAAQAAPAYNYAEALQKSLFFYEAQQSGRKPSWNRVSWRGDSALTDGADVGVDLTGGWYDAGDHVKFGFPMAFSTTMLAWGAVEYRDGYVASGQLSYLLNNLRFVNDYFVKAHPAPNVLYGQVGKGDDDHKWWGPAEVLPMARPAYKIDASCGGADLAGETAAAMAASSMVFRPTDAAYADKLLGHAKQLYTFADTVRKSYSECITDAASFYKSWSGYQDELVWGATWLYRATGDAAYLAKAESEYDKLGTEPQSTTRSYKWTLAWDNKQFGAYVLLANLTGKQKYVDDANRWLDYWTVGVNGQRVPYSPGGMAVLDSWGALRYAANTAFAALVYSDKTTDTTRKARYHDFAVRQVNYALGDNPRNSSYLIGFGNNSPKNPHHRTAHGSWWDSQTVPVETRHVLYGALVGGPSSANDAYTDSRSDYVMNEVATDYNAGFTSALARLTGEYGGSPRAGFPTAETPDMDELTVETTVMQAEPRATGLKAIIYNKSAFPARALTTGKFRYYFRPDGTGPVTVTPGYTQGCPSPSTAKQFSGDIWYVEVDCTGYTIAPAGQSQHRMEVQFKIGVPEGGTWDPTNDPSYQATAGPNRKVPLYSGGVRVWGDEPGPATPDTTAPSVPGTPVASAVTATGLTLTWPAATDTGGSGLAGYEVTQAQTGSDALVLRQATTNTLAVTGLTPERTYQFTVRAVDGAGNRSAASAALAVTTPAAPAPDTTPPTAPGTPTASAVGPTGLTLTWGPATDAVGVTGYRVYRGGTVLVGSTTGTTLAVTGLTASTAYTFTVVAVDAAGNVSPASPGVTVTTTAPPAGGGCAVTWTANTWDTGFTANVTVTNTGTSAINGWTLAFTFPSTGQKVGQGWSANVTQTGTAVTASNLAYNGTLAAGASTSFGFNGTHTGTNPRPTGFTLNGAACAVS is encoded by the coding sequence ATGCCCCGACCGACCCCGCCGCCGCGCGGTCGCCCGTCCCGCCGGCTGCTCGCCGCCGGCGCCGTGCTGGTGGCCGCGCTGGCCACCGCCGTACCGCTCCCGGCCGCCGCCGCGCCGGCCGCCGCGTCCGCCCCGGCCGCGCAGGCCGCGCCCGCGTACAACTACGCCGAGGCGTTGCAGAAGTCGCTGTTCTTCTACGAGGCGCAGCAGTCCGGCCGCAAGCCGTCCTGGAACCGCGTCTCCTGGCGGGGCGACTCGGCGCTCACCGACGGCGCCGACGTCGGCGTCGACCTGACCGGTGGCTGGTACGACGCGGGCGACCACGTGAAGTTCGGCTTCCCGATGGCGTTCAGCACCACCATGCTGGCCTGGGGCGCGGTCGAGTACCGGGACGGTTACGTCGCCTCCGGCCAGCTCAGCTATCTGCTCAACAACCTGCGCTTCGTCAACGACTACTTCGTCAAGGCGCACCCCGCGCCGAACGTCCTCTACGGCCAGGTCGGCAAGGGCGACGACGACCACAAGTGGTGGGGCCCGGCCGAGGTGCTGCCGATGGCGCGGCCCGCGTACAAGATCGATGCGAGCTGTGGCGGCGCGGACCTGGCCGGGGAGACGGCGGCGGCGATGGCCGCCTCGTCGATGGTGTTCCGCCCCACCGACGCCGCCTACGCGGACAAGCTGCTCGGTCACGCCAAGCAGCTCTACACGTTCGCCGACACGGTGCGGAAGTCGTACAGCGAGTGCATCACCGACGCGGCGTCGTTCTACAAGTCCTGGAGCGGCTACCAGGACGAGCTGGTCTGGGGCGCGACCTGGCTGTACCGCGCCACCGGCGACGCGGCCTACCTGGCCAAGGCGGAGAGCGAGTACGACAAGCTCGGCACCGAGCCGCAGTCCACCACCCGGTCCTACAAGTGGACGCTGGCCTGGGACAACAAGCAGTTCGGCGCGTACGTGCTGCTGGCCAACCTGACCGGCAAGCAGAAGTACGTCGACGACGCGAACCGGTGGCTGGACTACTGGACCGTGGGCGTCAACGGGCAGCGGGTGCCGTACTCGCCCGGCGGGATGGCGGTGCTCGACTCCTGGGGCGCGCTGCGCTACGCCGCCAACACCGCGTTCGCCGCGCTTGTCTACAGCGACAAGACCACGGACACCACGCGTAAGGCGCGCTACCACGACTTCGCGGTCCGGCAGGTCAACTACGCGCTCGGCGACAACCCGCGCAACTCCAGCTACCTGATCGGGTTCGGCAACAACTCCCCGAAGAACCCGCACCACCGCACCGCGCACGGTTCCTGGTGGGACAGCCAGACCGTGCCGGTCGAGACCCGGCACGTGCTCTACGGCGCGCTGGTCGGTGGCCCGTCGTCAGCCAACGACGCGTACACCGACAGCCGCTCCGACTACGTGATGAACGAGGTGGCCACCGACTACAACGCCGGCTTCACCTCCGCGCTGGCCCGGCTGACCGGCGAGTACGGCGGCAGCCCGCGCGCCGGCTTCCCGACCGCCGAGACGCCCGACATGGACGAGCTGACCGTGGAGACCACGGTGATGCAGGCCGAACCGCGGGCCACCGGGCTCAAGGCGATCATCTACAACAAGTCGGCGTTCCCGGCCCGCGCGCTGACCACCGGTAAGTTCCGGTACTACTTCCGGCCCGACGGCACCGGCCCGGTGACCGTCACGCCCGGCTACACCCAGGGCTGCCCGTCGCCGTCCACCGCCAAGCAGTTCAGCGGCGACATCTGGTACGTCGAGGTCGACTGCACCGGCTACACCATCGCGCCGGCCGGGCAGTCGCAGCACCGGATGGAGGTGCAGTTCAAGATCGGCGTGCCGGAGGGCGGCACCTGGGACCCGACGAACGACCCGTCGTACCAGGCCACCGCCGGGCCGAACCGCAAGGTGCCGCTCTACTCCGGCGGCGTGCGGGTGTGGGGCGACGAGCCCGGCCCGGCCACTCCGGACACCACCGCGCCGAGCGTGCCCGGCACCCCGGTCGCCTCCGCCGTCACGGCCACCGGACTCACCCTGACCTGGCCCGCCGCCACCGACACCGGCGGCAGCGGCCTGGCCGGCTACGAGGTGACCCAGGCGCAGACCGGCAGTGACGCGCTGGTGCTGCGCCAGGCCACCACGAACACGCTCGCGGTGACCGGGTTGACGCCGGAGCGGACGTACCAGTTCACCGTGCGCGCGGTCGACGGCGCCGGCAACCGGTCGGCGGCCTCGGCGGCGCTGGCCGTCACCACGCCGGCCGCCCCGGCGCCGGACACCACGCCGCCCACCGCGCCCGGCACGCCCACCGCGTCGGCGGTCGGCCCGACCGGACTCACCCTGACCTGGGGTCCGGCCACCGACGCGGTCGGGGTCACCGGGTACCGCGTCTACCGGGGCGGGACCGTGCTGGTCGGCTCCACCACCGGCACCACGCTGGCGGTGACCGGGCTGACCGCCTCCACCGCGTACACGTTCACCGTGGTCGCGGTGGACGCGGCCGGCAACGTCTCGCCGGCCTCGCCCGGCGTCACGGTCACCACCACGGCCCCGCCGGCCGGCGGTGGCTGCGCGGTGACCTGGACGGCGAACACCTGGGACACCGGGTTCACCGCGAACGTCACCGTCACCAACACCGGCACCAGCGCGATCAACGGCTGGACGCTCGCGTTCACGTTCCCGAGCACCGGGCAGAAGGTCGGGCAGGGCTGGTCGGCGAACGTCACCCAGACCGGCACCGCGGTGACCGCCTCGAACCTGGCCTACAACGGGACGCTGGCGGCGGGGGCGTCGACGAGCTTCGGCTTCAACGGCACGCACACCGGCACGAACCCGAGGCCGACGGGCTTCACCCTCAACGGGGCGGCCTGCGCCGTCTCCTGA
- a CDS encoding aldehyde dehydrogenase family protein — MALRLADGTSWSDTLARAVAATPEAFGTAPDGTTTLHNLVEGQWRALGTPTPVRTPVDNTVLIDLARLDAETARAAVAHAAAAHREWARTPLAERTARVTDALDALTAHRDLLALLLVWEIGKPWRLACADVDRALDGVRWYVGEIERMLADGREPLPGPVSNIASWNYPMSVLVHAELVQLLAGNAVIAKTPSQGGAVCLTVAHALMRRAGLPATLLSGSGEELSEVLVRAPEIGAVAFVGGRSNGGKVAAALLDSDKRHFIEQEGLNAWGVWNFSQWDTLAAHLRKGFEYGKQRCTAYPRFVVQRDLVDEFLDMYLPVVRSIRFGHPLAVDETWQAGDPLPELDFGPLISATKADELRRKVDEAVRGGAVPLHRGKLDGAPFLDGQDTSAYVAPAVLLAPPGRSRLMHAEPFGPVDTIVVVDTTDELLAAMNASNGALVASLACDDEELAGKLAVDLQAFKVGINKPRSRGDRDEPFGGRGASWKGAFVGGDLLVQAVTVGGDGRLYGNFPDYSSYPAT, encoded by the coding sequence ATGGCTCTCAGACTCGCCGACGGCACCTCCTGGTCCGACACACTCGCGCGGGCGGTCGCCGCCACACCCGAGGCGTTCGGCACCGCCCCCGACGGCACCACCACGCTGCACAACCTCGTCGAGGGCCAGTGGCGGGCGCTCGGCACGCCCACCCCGGTCCGCACCCCGGTCGACAACACCGTGCTGATCGACCTGGCCCGGCTGGACGCCGAAACGGCACGCGCCGCGGTCGCCCACGCCGCCGCGGCGCACCGGGAGTGGGCCCGGACCCCGCTCGCCGAGCGGACCGCCCGGGTCACCGACGCGCTCGACGCGCTCACCGCCCACCGGGACCTGCTCGCCCTGCTGCTGGTCTGGGAGATCGGCAAGCCGTGGCGGCTCGCCTGCGCCGACGTGGACCGCGCGCTCGACGGCGTGCGCTGGTACGTGGGCGAGATCGAGCGGATGCTCGCCGACGGCCGCGAGCCGCTGCCCGGCCCGGTCAGCAACATCGCCTCCTGGAACTACCCGATGAGCGTGCTGGTGCACGCCGAGCTGGTGCAACTGCTGGCCGGCAACGCGGTGATCGCCAAGACGCCGTCGCAGGGCGGCGCGGTCTGCCTCACCGTCGCGCACGCGTTGATGCGCCGCGCCGGGCTGCCCGCCACGCTGCTCTCCGGCAGCGGTGAGGAACTGTCCGAGGTGCTGGTCCGCGCGCCGGAGATCGGCGCGGTGGCGTTCGTCGGCGGGCGCTCCAACGGCGGCAAGGTGGCCGCCGCGCTGCTCGACTCCGACAAGCGGCACTTCATCGAGCAGGAGGGCCTCAACGCCTGGGGCGTCTGGAACTTCTCCCAGTGGGACACGCTCGCCGCCCACCTGCGCAAGGGCTTCGAGTACGGCAAGCAGCGCTGCACCGCGTACCCCCGGTTCGTGGTGCAGCGGGACCTGGTCGACGAGTTCCTCGACATGTACCTGCCGGTGGTCCGCTCGATCCGGTTCGGCCATCCCCTCGCGGTGGACGAGACGTGGCAGGCCGGTGACCCGCTGCCCGAGCTGGACTTCGGGCCGCTGATCAGCGCCACCAAGGCCGACGAGCTGCGGCGCAAGGTGGACGAGGCGGTCCGTGGCGGCGCCGTGCCGCTGCACCGGGGCAAGCTCGACGGCGCGCCGTTCCTCGACGGTCAGGACACCTCCGCGTACGTCGCCCCGGCCGTGCTGCTCGCCCCGCCCGGCCGGTCCCGCCTGATGCACGCCGAGCCGTTCGGCCCGGTGGACACCATCGTGGTGGTGGACACCACCGACGAGCTGCTGGCCGCCATGAACGCCTCCAACGGCGCGCTGGTCGCGTCGCTGGCCTGCGACGACGAGGAGCTGGCCGGCAAGCTGGCGGTGGACCTCCAGGCGTTCAAGGTGGGCATCAACAAGCCCCGCTCACGGGGCGACCGGGACGAGCCGTTCGGCGGCCGGGGCGCGTCCTGGAAGGGCGCCTTCGTCGGCGGCGACCTGCTGGTGCAGGCCGTCACCGTGGGCGGCGACGGCCGGCTCTACGGCAACTTTCCGGACTACAGCAGCTACCCGGCCACCTGA